The sequence GTAAAAAAGGACGTGATCGAGTTCCAGACTCATCGCGAATTCAAAAACCCCTTCCATATCTTTCAGGCGGCGCAGTTTCTCATTGAGGATATCCTTCGAGAAAAGTTTTGTGCTGAAATAATAAAGCAGCGATTTCAGGTTGACGTCCAGAGAGGGAATCTCCGATTCCGCGCGGATTTCTGACAGACGCTGCGAGAATTTAATACGGTGTTTATCTTCTGAGTCCGCCAATATTTTGAAAAGATTCTTGATATCGGAGTCCTTTGCCATCATAGCGATTTTATCATAGAGGTCGCGCGTGGTTTTTTCCGATTCTACCGCAAAGCGGTAAACGTCCTGCGCGGAGATATTACTGATATTTCCAAAATCCATTATTACGTCCCAAATAAATATCTATCATATTATTGAATGGTGCATTAAAAGTCAAGCGTGGAATTGCTTGAAAAGTACAACTTTTAACGATATAATTGAAGCAGAACACGCGGAGAAGGTGTATGAAAATAAAAATCCCGGTTATCGGTATTTCGATATTATTATTCTGCGGGTGCTCGCTGATCCTCGAATCCCTCTTTGCGGGGGAATTGACCGTCTATATCCATGATCCCAGCGAATACAACCAGAAGACATCCTCCTTTTATCTCTCAGGTACGGTGTACACGAAGGAATCGGAGGTCGAAAGTATTTCCGTGCGTGTTTCGCCGGGCGATTATACAAACACGGTCAGCGCGAGCGAAGGTAGCTGGAGTATCTGGGTGGAATTGTCCGAAGGGGCGAATACGGTCTCCGTATGGGCGACCGGGACAAACGGCGATACCGGATCAAGCGCGACCAAGGATTATTTTGTCGATACCGTCAAACCCCTTATCACCTTTTCTTCAGGGTATATCGGAAAAACATACTTTTCCACAAGCCCCGTAACTTTTACCGGGACAATCTATGAGGCGAATGGCCTGGAGTTTTTTATCTACGAGTGCAGCGTAGGAATGTCGGGGAGCTTCCCGAAGGTTAACGGGAATTGGAGCGTGACAATTACTAACCTTCAGTTTAACACGAATTATATCTTTGAAATGATTGCCGAGGATTCTGTCGGCTGGAAGAATAAGACGAACTTTAAATTTTATGTGACGAATACGAATATCTAAGTGGGGCGGTAATTATTCCGCCCGAGGATACGCGCGACCCGCAACAGCAGGTCTTCCCGTTTGAACGGTTTGACCACATACCCCCCGATTCCAAGCTCGACGAGCGCCCGTACCGCGCGTTCGTCGGTAACGCTGGTCACCATAATCACCTTCACCTGCGGATTGACCTTCTTAAGCTCCGCCATTGTTTCGATCCCGTTCATCTCGGGCATCTCGACGTCGAGAAAAACAAAATCGGGTTTCTTTTCGAGAGAAGTATAAATTTCCAGACCGGAACGCCCGCTGTCCGCTTCCGCGACCATTTCGAAACCCTCGCCTCGCAGGATTTGTATGAGCAGCTTCCGCATCATCATCGAATCGTCAATCGTGATTGCGGTAAACGGGAAACCGTTGGTAGTGCGAATGCCTAAAGGGATTCGGTGTTCTTCAGGGGGATTCATAGCATCCTCGTAGGAAAGTATTTAAAATGGCGGCGCTCCAAAGAGCGCCGCCCGTATCATTACTTCTTTAATAACGCGATAATTTCCGGCGCTTTTCCTGCGCTTCCGAGAACATCTTTGTT comes from Brevinematales bacterium and encodes:
- a CDS encoding ferritin family protein; this encodes MDFGNISNISAQDVYRFAVESEKTTRDLYDKIAMMAKDSDIKNLFKILADSEDKHRIKFSQRLSEIRAESEIPSLDVNLKSLLYYFSTKLFSKDILNEKLRRLKDMEGVFEFAMSLELDHVLFYSEVRVVVDSSEQNFIDEIINEERAHFVRLLQLKRAKDK
- a CDS encoding response regulator, producing the protein MNPPEEHRIPLGIRTTNGFPFTAITIDDSMMMRKLLIQILRGEGFEMVAEADSGRSGLEIYTSLEKKPDFVFLDVEMPEMNGIETMAELKKVNPQVKVIMVTSVTDERAVRALVELGIGGYVVKPFKREDLLLRVARILGRNNYRPT